The following proteins come from a genomic window of Synechococcus sp. BIOS-E4-1:
- a CDS encoding folate-binding protein YgfZ codes for MNSNQDATELIWDGRFPLIRLEGRGCGSFLHGQTSAKVDGCAPGDLIQACWLNATGRVQALLEIRLDSAGADVLVLNGNSDSVVGGFDRVIFPADQVRLGEQRQQRRLQRLEAGKAPDLNQVIWLSESSEPPTSWADLSPCSATELECWRNKQGWPLGEQELTGDTNPFELGLSDWVELNKGCYLGQETVAKLASRGGVKQQLRCWHSTSDTKNVLQSGDQLKLNDSRAGIITSVSTDHATGSSFGLALVRRQALEAETLQAGSSDVEVSIARPSAFCDPPTRG; via the coding sequence ATGAACAGCAATCAGGACGCAACGGAATTGATCTGGGATGGACGATTTCCTCTCATCCGCCTTGAGGGAAGAGGCTGCGGCAGCTTCCTGCATGGCCAGACCAGCGCAAAGGTCGACGGCTGCGCCCCCGGCGATCTGATCCAGGCCTGTTGGCTTAATGCCACTGGCCGCGTGCAGGCCTTGCTTGAAATTCGTCTGGATTCCGCAGGCGCCGATGTCCTCGTGCTCAACGGAAACAGCGACAGCGTCGTCGGCGGGTTTGATCGGGTGATCTTTCCTGCAGACCAGGTGCGACTGGGAGAACAGCGTCAGCAGCGCCGGCTGCAACGCCTGGAAGCGGGCAAGGCACCCGACCTGAACCAGGTGATCTGGCTCAGTGAAAGCAGCGAGCCGCCGACCTCCTGGGCAGATCTTTCACCCTGCAGCGCCACAGAACTGGAGTGCTGGCGGAACAAGCAGGGCTGGCCCCTGGGAGAACAGGAGCTCACTGGCGACACCAATCCCTTTGAACTGGGTTTATCCGATTGGGTCGAGCTGAACAAAGGCTGTTATCTCGGCCAGGAAACCGTGGCCAAGCTGGCGTCCCGCGGTGGTGTGAAACAGCAGCTGCGTTGCTGGCACAGCACCTCTGACACAAAAAATGTCCTGCAAAGCGGCGATCAGCTCAAGCTGAATGACTCGCGTGCAGGGATCATCACCAGCGTGTCCACAGACCATGCAACGGGGAGCAGTTTCGGCCTCGCCCTGGTCAGACGTCAGGCGCTCGAAGCGGAAACACTG
- the pyrE gene encoding orotate phosphoribosyltransferase, protein MPVNSEPFLDRQVLLDRLALEAYRHGQFTLASGRSSEHYVNCKPVALSGSGLALLSPAMLALVDKEAMAVGGLTLGADPLVSGVAMAAAQQGRDLNALIVRKQAKGHGTGAWLEGPLPEAGALVTVLEDVVTTGGSSIQAVNQLKEAGYRVRRVVTIVDREEGGQEAMEEAGLQLVSLFRLSEVAAKARELEQNREPEQ, encoded by the coding sequence ATGCCCGTCAATTCCGAGCCGTTTTTGGATCGCCAGGTCCTTCTGGACCGACTGGCCCTGGAGGCTTACCGGCACGGGCAGTTCACTCTCGCATCGGGTCGCAGCAGCGAACACTATGTGAACTGCAAACCGGTGGCCCTGAGTGGCAGCGGCCTTGCTTTGCTCAGTCCAGCCATGCTGGCTCTGGTGGACAAGGAAGCCATGGCCGTGGGTGGCCTCACGCTTGGGGCAGATCCCTTAGTCAGCGGGGTTGCCATGGCAGCGGCGCAACAGGGACGTGATCTGAATGCGCTGATTGTGCGCAAACAGGCCAAAGGCCATGGCACCGGGGCCTGGTTGGAGGGCCCACTCCCTGAGGCGGGTGCCCTGGTGACGGTGCTGGAAGACGTCGTCACGACCGGTGGCTCCTCCATCCAGGCTGTCAACCAGCTGAAGGAAGCCGGATACCGCGTTCGGCGAGTGGTCACCATCGTCGATCGTGAGGAAGGTGGCCAGGAGGCCATGGAGGAGGCAGGCCTGCAACTGGTCAGCCTGTTTCGACTCAGCGAAGTCGCGGCCAAAGCCAGGGAGCTTGAACAGAACAGGGAGCCTGAACAGTGA